The proteins below come from a single Treponema phagedenis genomic window:
- a CDS encoding pilus assembly PilX N-terminal domain-containing protein: MKKFFGVALIVATVLMAVFTLVGCATTPKGPISNEYVGFYSGSIIHPITNMEVFTWTAEAKQNGEFIFTVNKATATGTIDSNGKFYVKPKGILQPKYKGTIDKNTKKVEGKMIGGFGVTAGKIQGKKIR, encoded by the coding sequence ATGAAAAAGTTTTTTGGAGTTGCTCTGATTGTAGCAACAGTTTTGATGGCTGTATTTACATTGGTTGGATGTGCAACTACACCTAAAGGACCTATTTCCAATGAATATGTCGGTTTTTATTCCGGAAGCATCATACATCCAATTACAAATATGGAAGTGTTCACATGGACAGCTGAAGCAAAACAAAACGGAGAATTTATCTTTACCGTTAATAAAGCTACTGCAACCGGTACTATTGATTCAAATGGTAAATTTTATGTTAAACCAAAAGGTATACTTCAACCAAAGTACAAAGGGACAATCGATAAAAATACTAAGAAAGTCGAAGGTAAAATGATAGGTGGTTTTGGCGTAACAGCAGGAAAAATTCAGGGAAAAAAGATTCGCTAA
- a CDS encoding Rpn family recombination-promoting nuclease/putative transposase translates to MKKLTPSPKRAYKDNVFTHLFGKGVQGKKHFLELYNALFNENLTDTKALENVRLGTPFYSTVINDLAYLVEGKLFVFIEHQSTISELIILRVLVYLILTIQKVLKAPNWFARKMKKFPKPVFFVFYNGKENFPLESKLQLSDFFIEGSDEFSIDLVVKVININYDKGHKILEKSPILKDYAFLVKMVNEKGFDKAIDECLELGVLKGYLEENIMEVKNMLKWEYDYDMDIAVQRAEAEAIGLEKGEAIGLEKGSYQKAIETAKNALKMGLSVDQISILTGLSTDEIEAL, encoded by the coding sequence ATGAAAAAACTAACCCCAAGCCCAAAGAGAGCCTACAAGGACAATGTGTTTACTCATTTATTTGGAAAAGGCGTACAAGGAAAAAAGCATTTTTTAGAATTGTACAATGCCCTTTTTAATGAAAATTTAACCGACACGAAGGCTCTGGAAAACGTTAGGCTTGGCACACCTTTTTATTCGACCGTCATCAATGACCTTGCATACTTGGTCGAAGGAAAGCTCTTCGTTTTTATTGAACACCAGTCGACTATTTCAGAATTAATTATTCTACGAGTTTTGGTTTACCTTATACTCACGATTCAAAAAGTTCTAAAAGCTCCGAATTGGTTTGCAAGAAAAATGAAAAAATTTCCAAAGCCTGTATTTTTTGTTTTTTATAACGGCAAAGAAAATTTTCCTTTGGAAAGCAAGCTTCAGCTTTCAGATTTTTTTATCGAGGGTAGCGACGAGTTTTCGATAGACCTTGTTGTTAAGGTTATAAATATTAATTACGACAAAGGGCATAAAATTTTAGAAAAGTCGCCAATCTTGAAAGATTATGCTTTTTTAGTTAAAATGGTAAATGAAAAAGGTTTTGATAAAGCAATTGATGAGTGCCTTGAATTAGGTGTACTCAAGGGCTATTTAGAGGAAAATATAATGGAGGTGAAAAATATGCTAAAATGGGAATATGATTATGATATGGATATTGCTGTACAAAGAGCCGAAGCAGAAGCAATTGGCTTAGAAAAAGGTGAAGCAATCGGTTTAGAAAAAGGGTCTTATCAAAAAGCAATAGAAACAGCGAAAAACGCTCTAAAGATGGGGCTTTCGGTAGATCAAATATCTATACTTACCGGCTTAAGCACAGACGAAATCGAAGCTTTATAA